One Halorientalis litorea DNA segment encodes these proteins:
- the gcvPA gene encoding aminomethyl-transferring glycine dehydrogenase subunit GcvPA yields the protein MTGNDTRGSPYAPHTDAETAAMLDAVGAGTEEALFDIPDPVHFDGEFDIDSRSEREIRAELRRLLGRNDDLTEFLGRGHYDHYVPSLVDHLADRSEFLTSYTQYQPEVAQGFLQVLFEYQSLLVELTGLDVANCSMYDAATALGEAATLSQRVRSVSGDRALVPELLADGRREVLENYASGVGMTVETYPMTDGTADVAALEGITDDDVAFVYAETPTVRGAIEERLAAVGAVADAHDALFCLGSDPVALSLLERPADVGADVVVGDASTLGMGTAYGMGLGMFACREDYLRQVPGRLVGAGEDASGRRAYTLTLQTREQHIRKERATSNICTNQAWVALRAAIHAAWLGPDGLVELAEDCVRAAESLAARVDDVRGVQAPVHDRHHFREFCARTDQPAPAVVADLEAEGFAVHAVDDHLVQICVTDTTADRTDGFVAALREVAR from the coding sequence ATGACCGGAAACGACACACGCGGGAGTCCGTACGCACCCCACACCGACGCCGAGACGGCCGCGATGCTCGACGCGGTCGGTGCCGGCACCGAGGAAGCACTGTTCGACATCCCCGACCCGGTTCACTTCGACGGCGAGTTCGACATCGACTCGCGGAGTGAACGGGAGATTCGGGCCGAACTGCGCCGACTGCTCGGCCGCAACGACGACCTGACCGAGTTTCTGGGACGGGGCCACTACGACCACTACGTCCCGTCGCTGGTCGACCACCTCGCCGACCGCTCGGAGTTTCTGACCTCCTACACGCAGTACCAACCCGAAGTCGCACAGGGCTTTCTGCAGGTACTCTTCGAGTATCAGTCGCTGCTGGTCGAACTCACGGGACTCGACGTGGCGAACTGCTCGATGTACGACGCCGCGACGGCACTCGGGGAAGCGGCGACGCTCTCCCAACGCGTCCGCAGCGTCTCCGGTGACCGCGCGCTGGTCCCCGAACTGCTCGCCGACGGTCGCCGTGAGGTGCTGGAGAACTACGCCAGCGGCGTCGGAATGACCGTCGAGACGTACCCGATGACCGACGGGACCGCCGACGTGGCTGCCCTCGAAGGAATCACCGACGACGACGTTGCGTTCGTCTACGCGGAGACGCCCACCGTCCGGGGGGCGATAGAGGAGCGACTGGCCGCCGTCGGTGCGGTCGCCGACGCCCACGACGCGCTGTTCTGTCTCGGGTCGGACCCGGTGGCCCTCTCGCTCTTGGAGCGACCGGCCGACGTAGGTGCGGACGTGGTGGTCGGTGACGCCAGCACGCTCGGGATGGGCACCGCTTACGGGATGGGACTGGGGATGTTCGCCTGCCGCGAGGACTACCTCCGGCAGGTCCCCGGCCGACTGGTCGGTGCCGGCGAGGACGCGAGCGGCCGCCGCGCCTACACGCTGACCCTGCAGACACGTGAACAGCACATCCGCAAGGAGCGGGCCACCTCCAATATCTGTACGAATCAGGCGTGGGTCGCGCTCCGGGCGGCCATCCACGCGGCGTGGCTCGGCCCCGACGGCCTGGTCGAGTTGGCCGAGGACTGCGTGCGGGCGGCCGAGTCGCTCGCTGCCCGCGTCGACGACGTACGGGGCGTACAGGCTCCGGTCCACGACCGGCACCACTTCCGGGAGTTCTGCGCCCGGACCGACCAACCGGCACCGGCGGTCGTCGCCGACCTCGAAGCCGAGGGGTTCGCCGTCCACGCCGTCGACGACCACCTCGTCCAAATCTGTGTGACGGACACGACGGCCGACCGGACGGACGGGTTCGTCGCCGCGCTCCGGGAGGTGGCCCGATGA
- a CDS encoding PAS domain S-box protein: MLVARRFAAPTAKLLAGVCVCLVTVAVSQVVVLTPSPLREALTATTGVGLPGDYWVAIALGLTFPAGGLWLLFSIQYTGRGSRLRRQVGALTVAVIGSFYAGAVYVVFQTDGGQSVATLVAGVFASGLFFVSPLASLGTVLVIEAALRRNAVPLQEGVTLAAGGVLFVYAPIVAFNLDMPVAVPTFLIGASFAFGIAVERYPVFETLPRARIAARDRLFNETDDAIVLVDDQTRVVELNPAAESLFGIDSADTLQRSLHEVFPAAPPPAELAAADTPSVFRLGGRRIEVTTSRVVGEYGASVGHLFVCRDVTDRQRRDRRLRVLTRFLAETVGQRAVGVVDQVDRLTDSERGASGVRDDAPSTAVAEDIRQTTALLDRLAATTRRLDRALSTRGSGPSDVETLARDFAAERAQVTLTVEGAGSETTAAVDSEVLLAVLDLLLEDLLTRGVSSLQLTVRPSRDPGPVIELREEPSPSGDGRETGQDAVGPSDDRGGTMSQSASRTEPAIVLSRLALEHAGGTVEQRDERSLRIQLRTDSPGATSSLVSDDGRGDGTSGTQARTRPEKKEEEPQ; the protein is encoded by the coding sequence GTGCTGGTCGCTCGGCGGTTCGCGGCCCCGACCGCCAAGCTGCTCGCAGGTGTCTGCGTCTGTCTCGTCACCGTGGCCGTCTCTCAGGTAGTGGTGCTCACACCGTCACCGCTCAGGGAAGCACTCACGGCGACGACTGGCGTCGGCTTGCCCGGCGATTACTGGGTCGCAATCGCGCTAGGCCTCACGTTCCCTGCCGGTGGACTGTGGCTACTCTTCTCGATACAGTACACCGGTCGTGGCAGCAGACTCCGTCGTCAAGTCGGTGCCCTGACTGTAGCCGTGATCGGTTCGTTTTACGCGGGTGCAGTGTACGTCGTGTTCCAGACGGACGGTGGGCAGTCCGTCGCGACCCTCGTTGCTGGTGTCTTCGCGTCCGGGCTGTTCTTCGTTTCACCACTCGCGAGCCTCGGAACCGTCCTAGTCATCGAGGCCGCGCTTCGCCGGAACGCCGTTCCGTTGCAGGAGGGCGTGACGCTCGCCGCCGGCGGGGTACTGTTCGTGTACGCACCCATCGTCGCGTTCAACCTCGACATGCCGGTCGCTGTCCCGACGTTCCTCATCGGTGCGTCGTTCGCTTTCGGGATTGCAGTCGAGAGGTACCCGGTGTTCGAGACACTGCCGCGTGCACGGATTGCCGCCCGAGACCGACTCTTCAACGAGACGGACGACGCCATCGTCCTCGTCGACGATCAAACCCGTGTGGTCGAACTGAACCCGGCGGCAGAGTCGCTGTTCGGTATCGACTCCGCCGACACCCTACAGCGGAGTTTACACGAGGTCTTCCCTGCCGCACCACCTCCTGCTGAACTCGCTGCGGCTGATACCCCCTCTGTGTTCCGACTCGGAGGACGCCGTATCGAAGTGACTACCAGCCGGGTGGTCGGCGAGTATGGAGCATCCGTCGGGCACCTGTTCGTTTGCAGAGACGTGACTGACCGGCAGCGACGCGACCGTCGCCTCCGAGTACTCACGCGGTTCCTCGCTGAAACTGTGGGGCAGCGAGCAGTGGGAGTCGTAGACCAAGTGGACCGACTGACCGACAGCGAGAGAGGTGCATCCGGGGTGCGAGACGACGCCCCCTCGACAGCGGTCGCCGAAGATATCCGCCAGACAACGGCGTTACTGGACCGCTTGGCCGCTACGACACGTCGCCTCGACCGCGCACTGTCGACCCGGGGGAGTGGGCCGAGCGATGTGGAAACTCTGGCACGAGATTTCGCTGCAGAGCGGGCGCAGGTAACACTGACCGTCGAAGGTGCCGGTTCGGAAACCACCGCGGCGGTCGATTCCGAGGTTTTACTGGCCGTTCTCGACCTCCTGCTCGAAGACCTGCTCACCCGAGGTGTGAGCAGCCTCCAGCTCACAGTTCGGCCGTCCCGTGACCCCGGCCCAGTGATAGAACTCCGTGAGGAGCCGTCTCCGTCCGGTGACGGACGTGAAACGGGGCAGGACGCTGTCGGACCGTCCGACGACCGAGGTGGAACGATGTCACAGTCGGCGTCGCGTACAGAGCCGGCAATCGTGTTGAGTCGGCTCGCCCTCGAACACGCGGGGGGGACCGTCGAACAGCGAGACGAAAGGTCGCTCAGGATACAGCTCCGGACGGACAGTCCGGGAGCCACGAGTAGTCTCGTCTCAGATGACGGTCGAGGAGACGGGACTTCCGGAACTCAAGCACGGACTCGGCCCGAGAAAAAAGAGGAGGAGCCACAATGA
- a CDS encoding ATP-binding protein → MNVIRLLVGTAVCVTLIVAAGIAVDRRDSPSTYSFAVLCLLLGAFALLSAVPFGDITGLAGLRIVVLEFLTVAWLLFASTYTGRGPAISRPLLAGALGFAVAVVLGIGVGTIAPLEFRPFIFVANFVLQSLAVAFGLYGLFIASRSVFVYDDLTSGGVVLVGSLAVAFVSLSILLTLRRAVGQRATLDVSLAVLSVVALSVLVATYRSQVFTGGSSTGYRAREQVLEEMDDAVAIVDRAGRIVDCNGSFEAMFEVGRRQAVGKSIDADVDSLSAGETASLVTSNGHRECAVERTVLTAPNGTSIGTAYRIRDVTDRRTHEQRLEVLDRVLRHNLRNDLDAIRGFAEALETEASTVDPVELGARIRETASDLSDTCSTVEQSEQLLGREQLDPVALDTRSLVRDVLGQLTEEFPGSGVLQAEDAPTVRTDPSIVEAVVREVVENGLEHGPGAEARVVVELERSPEGAEITIRDNGPGIPDREAAVLLDGEETPLQHGSGVGLWLVDWGLSRLGGTLEVQTDGCVGSVVTLTVPDASL, encoded by the coding sequence ATGAACGTGATTCGGTTGCTCGTAGGGACCGCTGTCTGTGTCACGTTGATTGTCGCAGCAGGTATCGCAGTGGACCGTCGCGACAGCCCGAGTACGTACTCGTTCGCGGTCCTGTGTCTCCTGCTCGGTGCATTCGCGCTCCTGTCTGCCGTTCCCTTCGGTGACATCACCGGGTTGGCAGGTCTCCGAATCGTCGTCCTCGAGTTCTTGACCGTGGCGTGGCTGCTCTTTGCGAGCACGTACACCGGGCGTGGACCAGCTATCTCCCGTCCGCTTCTCGCTGGAGCGCTTGGGTTCGCGGTTGCAGTCGTCCTCGGCATCGGAGTGGGGACGATCGCGCCACTGGAGTTCCGTCCGTTCATCTTCGTGGCGAACTTCGTTCTCCAGTCACTCGCGGTCGCGTTCGGACTGTATGGCCTATTCATCGCCAGTCGGTCGGTGTTCGTCTACGACGACCTGACGTCGGGCGGAGTGGTACTCGTCGGCTCACTCGCGGTCGCGTTCGTCTCACTCAGCATCCTGCTCACTCTGAGGAGAGCCGTAGGGCAGCGGGCCACACTGGACGTCTCGCTGGCAGTGCTGTCGGTAGTTGCACTGTCTGTCCTCGTCGCTACCTACCGGTCTCAGGTGTTCACTGGTGGTTCCAGTACCGGGTACCGCGCGCGCGAGCAAGTACTTGAGGAGATGGACGACGCCGTCGCCATCGTAGACAGGGCGGGCCGGATAGTCGACTGCAACGGCTCGTTCGAAGCGATGTTCGAGGTCGGCCGACGACAGGCGGTTGGGAAATCAATCGATGCTGACGTCGATTCGCTCTCCGCGGGTGAAACGGCCTCGCTCGTGACGAGCAACGGGCACCGGGAGTGTGCTGTCGAGCGAACGGTGTTGACCGCCCCCAACGGCACGTCGATTGGCACGGCGTACCGGATCAGGGATGTGACTGACCGTCGGACCCACGAGCAACGACTGGAGGTGCTCGACAGGGTACTCCGGCACAACCTCCGCAACGACCTCGACGCGATTCGCGGGTTCGCGGAGGCACTGGAAACGGAGGCGAGTACCGTCGACCCCGTCGAGCTTGGGGCCCGAATCAGAGAGACGGCGTCGGACCTGTCCGACACCTGTTCGACTGTCGAGCAGAGTGAACAGCTACTCGGCCGCGAACAACTCGACCCAGTCGCTCTCGATACCCGTTCGCTGGTTCGTGACGTACTCGGCCAGCTCACCGAGGAGTTTCCAGGTTCCGGGGTGCTGCAGGCTGAAGACGCACCGACCGTTCGGACAGACCCCAGCATCGTCGAGGCTGTCGTCCGTGAAGTCGTCGAGAACGGTCTGGAACACGGCCCTGGGGCAGAGGCCCGCGTGGTGGTCGAACTGGAGCGGTCCCCGGAGGGAGCCGAAATCACAATCCGGGACAACGGCCCGGGTATTCCCGACCGAGAGGCCGCCGTGCTGCTCGACGGCGAGGAGACGCCGCTCCAGCACGGGAGCGGCGTCGGTCTCTGGCTCGTCGACTGGGGGTTGTCGCGTCTCGGCGGGACCCTCGAAGTTCAGACGGACGGCTGTGTCGGCAGTGTCGTTACGCTCACCGTGCCCGACGCTTCACTGTAA
- a CDS encoding amphi-Trp domain-containing protein → MSESDDTAATADERTTIRAGRDFEREYRLDASEAGRFLVELGEQLQNDEELTVATDEWTLPFAFGEPVGLEIDFDGVGDPELEIELELPGRTDEQAPNIE, encoded by the coding sequence ATGTCGGAATCGGACGATACAGCGGCGACGGCGGACGAGCGAACGACTATCCGGGCCGGCCGGGATTTCGAGCGGGAGTATCGGCTCGATGCGAGCGAGGCCGGCCGGTTTCTCGTCGAGTTGGGCGAACAACTTCAGAACGACGAGGAGTTGACCGTCGCGACCGACGAGTGGACACTGCCGTTCGCGTTCGGCGAACCAGTCGGGCTAGAGATAGATTTCGACGGTGTCGGCGACCCGGAACTGGAAATCGAACTCGAACTGCCGGGCCGGACCGACGAGCAGGCACCGAATATCGAGTAG
- the gcvPB gene encoding aminomethyl-transferring glycine dehydrogenase subunit GcvPB — translation MSDDEANDALTYDQARWTADETRYEPLLSEKDTTAVDIEDSPLPDDLTRDSLELPALSEPELARHYTRLSQMNYGVESGPFPLGSCTMKYNPKFTEDVAALPAAGVHPARSERSVQGTLELYYHLQDYLGRIGGMDAVTLQPPAGAAGEYTGILVAKAYHEANGEDRSEVVVPAGAHGTNFASAALAGYDVLELPASEDGRVDLDALDAAVGEDTAALMLTNPNTLGLFERDIREIADIVHDAGGLLYYDGANLNALLGRARPGDMGFDVMHYNVHKTFATPHGGGGPGAGPVGVTEELAPFLPSPHVRPADGAGDGLAFELYDPDQSIGKVHGFHGNWLVLVKAYAYIARLGDTGLADASAKAVLNANYLAEQVDYEIPFGPFHHEFVASAGEQDAADAAKRMLDYGVHPPTTKWPEAVPEALMTEPTEVETKRSLDQLAAAFNAVAGEDAETVEDAPRRTSARRIDQVAAARTPRLSWQALED, via the coding sequence ATGAGCGACGACGAGGCAAACGACGCGCTGACCTACGACCAAGCGCGCTGGACGGCCGACGAGACACGGTACGAACCGCTCCTCTCGGAGAAGGACACGACGGCCGTCGACATCGAGGACAGTCCGCTTCCGGACGACCTGACGCGGGACTCCCTCGAACTCCCCGCGCTCTCGGAACCGGAACTGGCCCGCCACTACACGCGCCTCTCACAGATGAACTACGGCGTCGAGAGTGGCCCGTTCCCGCTGGGGTCCTGTACGATGAAGTACAACCCCAAGTTCACCGAGGACGTGGCCGCGCTCCCCGCCGCCGGCGTCCACCCGGCCCGCTCCGAGCGGTCGGTTCAGGGGACGCTGGAACTCTACTACCACTTGCAGGACTACCTCGGGCGCATCGGCGGGATGGACGCGGTGACGCTCCAACCGCCCGCGGGTGCGGCCGGCGAGTACACGGGTATCCTCGTGGCGAAAGCCTACCACGAGGCCAACGGCGAGGACCGCTCCGAGGTGGTCGTCCCGGCCGGCGCGCACGGGACCAACTTCGCCAGCGCGGCACTCGCGGGCTACGACGTGCTCGAACTGCCCGCGAGCGAGGACGGCCGCGTCGACCTCGACGCCCTCGACGCCGCCGTGGGCGAGGACACCGCCGCGCTGATGCTGACCAACCCCAACACGCTCGGCCTGTTCGAGCGCGACATCCGCGAGATAGCCGACATCGTCCACGACGCGGGCGGCCTCCTCTACTACGACGGGGCCAATCTCAACGCCCTGCTGGGCCGTGCCCGGCCCGGCGATATGGGCTTCGACGTGATGCACTACAACGTCCACAAGACGTTCGCCACGCCCCACGGCGGCGGCGGCCCCGGCGCGGGACCGGTCGGCGTCACCGAGGAACTCGCGCCGTTCCTCCCGAGTCCACACGTCCGACCGGCCGACGGTGCGGGTGACGGGCTGGCCTTCGAGTTGTACGACCCCGACCAGTCTATCGGGAAGGTCCACGGGTTCCACGGCAACTGGCTGGTGTTGGTGAAGGCGTACGCCTACATCGCTCGCCTCGGGGACACGGGGCTTGCCGACGCCAGCGCGAAGGCCGTCCTGAACGCGAACTACCTCGCCGAGCAGGTGGACTACGAGATACCGTTCGGTCCCTTCCACCACGAGTTCGTCGCCAGCGCGGGCGAACAGGACGCCGCCGACGCCGCAAAGCGGATGCTCGACTACGGCGTCCACCCACCGACGACGAAGTGGCCCGAAGCCGTGCCCGAGGCACTGATGACCGAACCGACGGAAGTCGAGACCAAGCGGTCACTCGACCAGCTGGCGGCCGCGTTCAACGCCGTGGCGGGCGAGGACGCCGAGACTGTCGAGGACGCGCCTCGACGGACCAGTGCCCGCCGTATCGACCAAGTCGCCGCGGCCCGCACTCCCCGACTGTCGTGGCAGGCTCTTGAGGACTGA